Within Homo sapiens chromosome 2, GRCh38.p14 Primary Assembly, the genomic segment AATCAATGCTGGAAATATACCTTAcctcctcaggaacaccaattcgTTTAGCGGGGATTTTCTGAAAAGACCCTTCAAAGAAGCTTTGTCCCCAGGAACCATAGTTCTCCACAGCAGTCTGGGAATAAATAACTccctgtgtttaaaaataaaacagggacaaaataaagtgtattatattaaattttaattataaagataTCAAGATACTCTACTGGCATTTCAAACATTAAGTAGCTTAAgtcaaaaaaaagttaacagtgcTGATATTAAATTTCCTCCATGTTGTCAAAGAAGTACAGTCCCCACCATCCACAAATGGATGATCTGAATAGTTATTTTGtgacctcctcttcctcctaaCCATGCCCTGGATTTTTTCATGAAAGACTTGTTTTCTGAAGGTCATGATTGTGTAAGTAAATGAAAGAGGCACTTAACTGGGAACAATGGGACAGGGGACTCTGTCTATTTTAGTTTCCATTTGGCTTCTCTGCTTTACAAGAGAAGACTGGGCAATGGCTACGTGAGACTtagaaaaatgcaatattttcttggctttttacCTAGATTGAAATCGCAAATAAAGCATTTGAGTCCAATACCAATAAACTAAATTTTTCATTGtttaggaatttttaaatgtatctttcaCTGGCTTTCTAAGGTCAGGAAAATTACTCAAAAACTGTatcccaggccaggtgcagtggctcatgcctgtaatcccagcactttgcgagggtGAAGCTggaggattgtgtgagcctaggagtttgagaccagcctgggcaaaatagggagactatgtctctacaaaaaatataaaaaagaattagctgggcatggtggtacctgcctgtggtcccagctactcaggaggctgagttgggaggatcgcttgcgcccaggagttcgaggctgcagtgagccgtgatcgcactaccgcacttcagcctaggcaacacagcaagaccttgtctcaaacatttaaaaaaaaaattgtatctcaCAGGATACAGCTATTTGTAATGGATTCAAACTGTTGAATTATGGAGAGAAGGGGCGGAaagagaagttaaaataaaattagaaaatgtggcAGTTTTAATAACTTCAAATGATACTGATACTGGAGAGATATATTGGTTTCCAATTACATAATATGTTGCCTTTTATTTAAAGAGGATAAAATCTAGAAGTATTAAAATTTGATCATTTAACCAAAAAAGTCTCTGGAAGGCAAACATGAATTAATATTAGTAGCAACACCTTTGTCAGAGATGAGATTACTAACTTCATGCTTGAAGTCAGTCATGCATAGTCTTCATTGAGTGGCACAGATAACACCTACTGATATTACAGAGATAAGATCTAtagataggctgggcgcagtggctcacgcctgtaatcccagtactttgggaggcagacgtgggtggatcacgaagtcaggagatcgagaccacgctggctaacacagtgaaaccccgtctctactaaaaatacaaaaattagccaggggtggtggcaggtgcctgtagtcccagctacttgggaggctgaggcaggagaatcacttgaacccaggaggcagaggttgcagtgagccaagatcacgccactgctctccagcctgggcaacagagcaagactccttctaaaaaaaaaaaaaaaaagccagaatcaAGAATCACTGGTTTAACATTCTTGACAATCTGGCTGTAAATCAAAGAGTACTTCCATAATGATAATTAGACcttctgggccgggtgcggtggctcacatctgtaatcccagcactttgagaggccatggcgaacagatctcctgagctcaggagttcgagaccacccagggcaatatggtgaaaacccatctctactaaaatccaaaaaattagctgggcatggtggcttgtgcctgtagtcccagctacttaggaggctgaggcacaagaatcacttgagccttggaggtggaAGTTatagtgagccacgatcatgccactgcactccggcctgggcgacagagactccatctcaaaaaaaaaaaaaaaaaaaaaagaaaattaggcttTCCATTTTATCTATGTTTTAAAGTCAATCTTTTATGCTATACTTGCTTATTACCAAATACCTCTATCAACATCACAAATGGAATCAGAAAGCATAATTTGTCAATAAATTTCAATATAGATCGTTTACCTACAGGGGCAACACAATTGATCCGTATTCCACTGCAGGCCCATTCCAAAGCTAAAGATTTGGTGAGGTTGTAAACACCTGCTCTTGCAGCTCCAGAATGCCTTTGAAAGACAAAACATAAACATGACAATCAGCTTCTGTTGAATATTTCTCTTGTTCATCAAGCTCACAAGTGTGCCAACTACCTGACAGAATTCCACAAGAGACTTCTTGCTATGGAGTCTGTCTTGTTGAGCTTCTGTCTAAACAACGAAGAAAAAACTATGTCCTTCAATATTAAATCCAAGCCACAGCTGATGATCAAGCAAATCTCACATGGCATAGACCCAGATAAGGCTCCCCAAATCACTACGTAAGAGGAATACTTTAAAGAACTTTGATTACAAAGGAAAACACATTGGTAATTTTAAGGATTTCAAGCCTGTGGTTATTTTTAACATCGATTTTAAATAAcaaaggaggccaggtgcagtggctcacacctataatcctagcactttgggaggccaaggcgggcggatcacctgaggtcaagagttcaagaccagcctggccaacatggtgaaaccccatctctactaaaaatacaaaaattaccgggcatggtggcaggtatctgtaatcccagctgttcaggaggctgaggcaggagaatcgcttgaccctgggagatggagtttgcagtaagctgttatcacaccactgcactccagcctgggcaacagaatgagactccatctcaaaaataaatgaagtatggGGTCTTGTGTAGATAGACACCATGGCTTAGAATTTCTAATGACAAGATCCTCAAAACCAAATATAGGATAATTTAATGTGAGAAAATTAACTTATACAACTAATTAGGAAAACTCTTTCAATCAAAGGTATTTGAAATCAGCTGGTAAAAAACAGATTATTTAGTAAATAATggacttcctttaacatttattttagcatAGGTCTGCTGGTGATAATTCTTGCAGATTTTATATGTTTGaaaaagtctttaattcatctttgtttttgaaagatatttcaaTGGATAAAGAATTCCAGGTTGGCATGGTTTTTTCTGTTGGCACTTTAAAGATGTTACACCACTAACTTTTAACTTGCATTGGtgctgatgagaaatctgcttcTGTATACAATGTGTCTTTTTCCTCCAGCTGCTTTTAAGACTTTCTCTTTAGCACTGGTTCTCAGCAATAtgattatgatgtgccttgtacacttttcttcatgtttcttgtactggggtttgttgagcttcttcGATCTATAGGTTTAcagtttttatcaaatttggaaaattttcacccagtgtcttcaaatttttttccGTCCCTGTTTCTCATGTCTCTTTCAGAGACTCCAACTGTCTCACAGTTCACGaatgctctgtttttgttttttgtgtttttcagacagagtctcgctctgtcacccaggctggaatgcagtggcatgatctcggctcactgcaacctctgcttcctgggttcaagtgattctcctgcctcagcctcccgaatagctgggttTATAGGagtgcgccatcacgcctggctaatttttgtatttttagtagagatggggtttcagcatgttggccaggctggtctcaaactcctgacctcagatgatctgcccgcctcagcctcccaaagtgctgggattacaggcatgatccagcACACCCAGCCTCAACTGAACATTTTACAAATTGAGTATgccttattcaaaatgcttggaaccagaagtgcTTTGGATTTCAAATCtgttctgattttgttttgttttgttttgttttgagatgggagtctcactctgtcacccaggctggagtgcagtggcatgatctcggctcactgcaagctccacctcctgggttcacgccattctcctgcctcagcctcccgagtagctgggactacaggcacccgccaccgtgcccagctagttttttgtatttttagtagagacgggggtttcaccgtgttagccaggatggtctcgatctcctgacctcgtgatctgcctgcctcggcctcccaaagtgctgggattacagacgtgagccaccgggcctggccaaatctgttcagattttggaatatttgcatatactaCCTGGTttagcatccctaatctgaaaatccaaaatctgaaatgctccaaaaagcatttcctttgagcatcctATTGGTGCtcaaaaattttcagattttggagcattctGGATTTTGAGTTTTCAGATCAGGATGCTCAACctatatttgtgtaatttttctttttcagtgccTGTTATCTAAGGTTGTAGAAAAAGACCTTCTCTATTGCCTCTTAAAAATGCAATCTCTAGCTTCCCTAAAAAATGGAAGGAATCAGAATGTTGAAAAGATACTAAAGAAAtcagcaaaaatatatatttttttaatccacacTTTTCAACTGGTAAACTTGTGTTTTTCAAGTTACTTCCTGGTGTATTGTTTTTCTCCCAGTTCTATTTGGATGACCTTTAGACTCTTATGAAAGAAATGACTgagataggctgggtgcagtggctcatgcctgtaatcccagcactttgggaggttgaggcaggtggatcacatgaggtcaggagttcgagaccagcctggccaacatggtgaaaccccgtttctactaaaaatacaaaaattttagctgggcatggtggcaggtgcctgtaatcccagctactcaggaggctgagacaggagaatcactggaacccaggaggtggaggttgcagtgagccgagatcgcaccattgcactccaacttgggcaacaagagtgaaactccatctcaaaaaaaaaagaaaaaaaaaaaagaaaagtaggaaaTAACTGAGATAGTAGGTTAAATAAGGTCactaagttcttttttctttctttttttttttttttttttggagggggtacagagtctcactccaacctctacctcccagattcaagtgattctcatacctcagccccccgagtagctaagattacaggtgtgtgacaccacacctagctaaattttgtatttttagtagagatggggtttcaccatgttgcccatgctggtctcgaactcctgacctcaggtgatctacccacctcagcctcccaaagtgctgggattacaggcgtgagccactgcatccagccccactgacttcttttctgaaaaaataaatatctattgcccatggaaaaattaatcaaaatcaGAATATGAGTCAAATATGTCAAATTCCATTACGGTGAACTTCACAAGTTATTCCAAATTCTACAGTCATAGATGTTGTAAATTGGTCATtagttaaaaaatgaatttggggTTATTCAAAGATACTTaatgtaggccaggcgtggtggctcacgcctgtaatcccagcactctgggaggccgaggcaggcggatcacaaggtcaggagttcaagaccagcctggccagcacagtgaaaccccgtcactactaaaaatacaaaaagttagccgggcatagtggcgtgcacctgtaatcccagctacatgggaggctgagtcaggagaattgcttgaacccgggaggcggaggctgcagtgagcagaaattgcaccactgcactccagcctgggtgatagagcgagactgtgtcttacaaaaaaaaaaaaaaaagacacttaatGTAAAAACAacttgtaggccaggcacagtggctcacgcctgtaatctcagcacattgagaggccaaggtgggcacatcacctgaggtcgggggttcgagaccaccctgagcaacacagagaaaccccgtctctattaaaaatactaaattagccgggcatggtgacgcatgcctgtaatcccagctactcaggaagctgaggcaggagaatcgcctgaacccaggaggcggaggttgtggtgagctgcgatagtgccattgcactccagcctgggcaacaagaacaaaattccatctcaaaaaaaaaaaacaaaaaaacaaaaaaacaaacaaacaaaaaaaaacacttgtaaTAGGACTAAACCTAGTACATAAATATTCCCAAAAAAGGACAACTAGATAATGCTCCCCCAAACTATGACTCCCAAATCCTCATCATTCTTGAGCTTTTCTTTGTAATACATACTTGAATATAAATGTTTTCCTTCTCAACCATTAAGAGTAAAAAGATCCTCCAAAGAAATGCCTTAGTTGTGATAACCCTGCAGATTTAAGCGCCCTCCTGGATGCACAGCCCCAGAGCCCCAGGGCCACAGGCTCTAGTGTAGGAACCCCTGATGCACTTCAAACTCCTCTCCCTGGTAGTTAAGGCCTTTTGTGACTCCCACTCCATTCCAAGGTATTAATTTCCATTTAGCCGTACCacccatcatcacaaagaattattTGTAGTTCCCAAAAGTGCCACAGTGTCTCAAATTTCTGTGTCTTTACACAGTAAATGTCTCATTGACttgccttcctttctcctcctcataTGTCACCAAACTCGAGTTCACCTTTGAGACATGTCGCCTGGATGCTGCCCTCCTCTGTGCTCCTTTTATCTTGCACACTTGCAAATACCTTTACTGGAATATCCAACACCTTCTCTCTCTAGCTGATTATTTTCATGCTTTGCTCCCCTACTAGTTGTAGACTCCCTCAGAGTGTGGATGGTATCTGATTCATTTTAGTATTTCCAGATGTATCTTGCACATGTACCTGTACTGGTCAAGTAAACAAGCGACAGCCAACAGTTTCAATTTGTCTCTTAAgagagctaaaatttaaaaaaaaggagtgCTCAATCTCTGACATTCATCCTCCTCTTCTATTGTAGAGGATACCTAAAGCCATGTCTTTCAAATTGTAAATTACAACACAATGCtaatagtgaaataaaattagcaaGTAATAAGCAGCaagtgtaaaaaaagaaaatacaacagaGTAGAccacaataaaattgaaaatatcagccgggtgtggtggctcatgcctgtaatcccagcactttgggaggctgaggcaggtggatcacctgaggtcaggagttcgagaccagcctgaccaacatggtgaaaccccgtctctactaaaaatacaaaaaactactggacgtggtggtgggtgcctacaaccccagctactcaggaggctgaggcataagaatcacttgaacccaggaggcagaggttgcagtgagccaagatcgccccattgcacttcagcctgggcaacaggagcaaaactccatctcagaaaaaaaaaaaaaaaaaaaggaaagaaagaaaaatcagagtgCACAATACATAGTAAGAATGTTTGCTTCACGAATTTTGTTTTGCCTatagacacatatacacatatgtgtttaCTAGGTCAAGATGTAAAATTTCTTACTATGAGTCATGGTCCAAAGTGTGAAGGCCACTGGAAAAGGAAACGATTCTTAAGAGAACAAAAGCAAGAAGTATCTGAAACACTTCTTTTCCATGTTAAAGACaagctgtgttttttttctagCCAACCGAATATCAGAAAAGCCAGtgatttcatttcaaaaatgtattttaagaaaagaaactctCATTACTTCTTACATATGCATGAAAGAGGACACATTTCACTCATAAAGGAACTACAACTTTTCTAAAGGGCAGTTTGGCAATATCTCTTAAAATTACAAAGGCATTTGGCTTTGGACTTAGCAATTATACCTCTTGCAATTTAGGCTACACACTATCTGATGTACAGAAAATGTTACTTACTGCAGGTGTTTAGTTTGGTTTTGGTAATAACAAAAggttggaaacaacccaaatgctcacCAACTGGAAAATGGTTACACAAATCATTCCTTACTTATGGTTTATAAAAGTGGCATattagccataaaaaaataagaagaaatctCTTTAGACTCTGTTAAGAAAATATCTCCAGGATATTTGCTTCATTTGAGAAcatcaagatacagaatagtGTTTATAGCATCCTAAATTTGTGGTTAAAATGTAGGAAAAAGATATGCCCCCAAAACTATTAACACTAGTTGCCTGTGAGGATGGGAAATGCCAGAAAGAACCTACAATCTGAATTATTTCTTCCAAGATGCTAAAATAGGTAAATACATTTAGTAAAGAATAATGAGCAGGAAAAGAAGGTAGAGTGGTATCAATGGCCTGCACACCATTTTTTACTCTGTTTTTAGTAACATCACATTGATTTCCACTTGAGGAAGTACCTCTTGCCTGTTCTCAGTCCATGTCTGAGCGATGATGACCACAGTTCCTCATTCCTCAGGCTGACCATGCATAGCAGAGCAACCTCATTTCTACAGTTTTTGGTTAATGACTGAACACATAACCAGGCAGGGTCAGTTAATGAGTATCCTCTCTGGGACCTGCTGGCACCATTAATATTGTTTTTGCTGGCATGACTTGAGAGGCACTCTCTCACTGGAGAGTTAAGAACAGCTAGAGTGTTGACCTGTAACTCTTGCTAGTACTCGCCTTTTGCCACACCTAGAGACAGCCTGCCTGAGAATGTACGCAGACATgaagaaagcaaaaccaaaaggAGAGGCAGCTTCCTGCTAACATTGTGGCTGAACCTAACATGCCCTTTCCGCAGTGGCTCTGCAGGTACCAGGATCCCCTCCAGGGCTTGCACGACGGCTGCGCTCTGCCCCCAGAGTTTCTCTTGCAGCAGATCTGGTGTGGGGCTGGATAATTTGCTGTGCTAACAACTTCTCCCAAGTGATGGGGATGTGGCTGGTCTGGAAGCCACTTttggagaaccactgccctagatTTTTACTTAAGCcaagttgaattttatttttatcctataCATGTTTGGGAGTTCTGCATAATCCAGGAAATGAGCAGGGTACTAAAATTTGCATAAAGGAGGCATGCTGTCTGTGTACAGAGTGGCTAATCAGAGGCACAAAACCTTAGAAACTTTTGGAGAAAAAATCCTGGATTATCTGTTAGGAGGAACAACTTAGCAGTCCTGTGTAAAATCAAGTAGCTATATTAATGGTATTCAAATCTAAATTAACACAGATTAGTTTCATTTCTATACTTTAACAAATAAGCTATTCCTAGACAGTGATGGCCAGTTTAGTCACATCGGGATTAGAGTTGCCCAAGAAAACACAAGACATCCAGTTTAATCTGAACAtcagacaaaaaacaaatactattttCCCTTTCCTTGGTAAATCTGGCAGTCCGCATCtggatgaaaatgttttagaagtACTTTGAATTTTaagttcaaataaaataaaatgttaactgtTAGAATCACAGCTCATTAAAGGTATTAATGATCTTGATTTAAGAAATGTTCCCTAACATGCTTCCCCCAATCAGAAGACAAAACTCAAAGacttagaaagaaaactatataaaaacGCTTACACAGCTAATGGAAATCCAGCTTTAGTAGGGACAATGATATTGACGATAGATCCTCCATGCTCTTTCATCCAGGAGCTGTAAACTGCAGGATAGAGGCAAACTcaatcattaaatttttaaagtatcctGGCCCTCCTGATACCTTGTTTCAGCACACTGCCTGTTTGATATGTTTTACACGTCCATTTACATTTCCTTATAAAAAGCCTGACTGAGGTAAAATTTATACATCATAAAATTCATCTACTTTAAGTGTGCAATGTAATGACTTTTAATAAATATACGGAGTtatgcaaccattaccacaatccaGCTTGAGAAcctttccatcaccccaaaaagttcCTTCACACCCATCTGCAGCTTAACCCATCCCCAGGTAAACACTcatctttctgtttctctagatTTGCCTTTACCTTTTCGAAAATCTAATGTAAAGTGAATCACACAATACGTGGTCTTTTGTGTCTAACTTCTTCCACTTAGAATCATGTTTGtgaggttcatccacgttgtaatGTGTTAATAGTTCCTTTTTGATTgccgagtagtattccattatgtggatatgccatgttttatttatccacttATCAGCTGATAAACATTTGGATAGTTCCACTTTGGAGCAATTATGAATACAAATCTTTGTGTGGTCATATGTTAACTCTGTTtagcttttaaagaaactgccaaatggttttccaaagtgTCCCTCCCCATTTTACATTGTTCTCAGAAATGCATGGGGGATGTAGTTTCTACACGCCACTGCTGTCtgattttttgataatagccatctagtgggtgtgaagtggtatcacactggagtttttatttgcatttccctaatgactataATCATGTTGATCTATATATCTAGCCtatgtcagtaccacactgtcttaaaatcaagaaatagctTTGCAATCAAGAAGCATTAAGTcct encodes:
- the PECR gene encoding peroxisomal trans-2-enoyl-CoA reductase isoform X3, whose translation is MKEHGGSIVNIIVPTKAGFPLAVHSGAARAGVYNLTKSLALEWACSGIRINCVAPGVIYSQTAVENYGSWGQSFFEGSFQKIPAKRIGVPEEVSSVVCFLLSPAASFITGQSVDVDGGRSLYTHSYEVPDHDNWPKGAGDLSVVKKMKETFKEKAKL